The stretch of DNA TGACGATGGTGTTCCCGGTGAGCAGGGCCGCAGACGCCATCCCGGTCGCAAGGTCGAGCGGGAAGTTGAAGGGGGATATGACGGCCCAGACGCCGTGGGGCCTCATCACGCTGTAGTTCATGCCGCCCCGCACCTCGGGTGTCATCCTGAAGACGAAACTGTTGGCCCTGTCGTAGACCAGACAGTGGTACCGGATCATGTCGATCGCCTCGCCGACCTCGGCGAGGGCCTCGGTCCGCGTCTTCCCGGATTCGAGGGTGATCAGGGCCGCAAGGGCGAAGATCTCCCCCTCCAGAATGTCGGCAACGCGCCCGATGGTCTCGACACGCTCCTCGGGATCGGTCCGGCTCCATGCCGGGAAGGCCCCTTTCGCGACCCTGATCGCGGCTTCGGCCTCGTTTTTTCCTGCCTTCTGAAAGTGGCCGATCACGATGTCCCGGTCGATGGGCGAGCGCACCACGAACTCGTCGACAGGGGCGAACTCCTTGCCCCCGATATAGAGCGGGTGGCGATGGCCGAGGGTGCGTTCGACCTCAGCAAGCGCCGCATCGTAGAACTGGTGCATGCTCTCGTCCGATTCAAGGGATACATAGGTAATCTTCTGTTTCATCATCTTCACCTCTCAGAGGCCCTCCATCGCCGCGTTGGGGATGGCAGGGCCGGTATCGATCCCGGCAGCGTCGCGGGCTTTCGGTCCGGGCGGCCCGGTACCGATATGAGAGTCCATGGTGAAGATATCGAGAGGATATATAATATTCCCCATATGCAATATGCTCAGGCAACACCGGGAGTCGGTGATGTGATAAGAAGGAACAGAATTGAGGCACCAATACAGGTGAAAAATAGTAAAATCCGGTGATCACCCTCCTGATACCCTCACCGGCACTCCCCTAAAGAGATGACCGACAGTGATTTCGTCCACGCACCCGCGAAGGGTGCGACCAGGATAGAGATCGACAGACCGATCTCCCGATGAGTTTCAATCCACGCACCCGCGAAGGGTGCGACGGTCTTTCCGCACTCGGTCGCAAGGCCCTGCAATTTCAATTCACACATCCATGAAGGATGTGACGTCAATGCGGTGATCGTTTTAACTTGCGGTGGTGAAGGGGACGGAGCGGGAAGTCCCCTGTCTTCAGGCCGGGGATGAAAGCGGAGCCGCCCTTCTTCCCTGCGATAGATATATCTTTTTGGGTATTATATTGTGGTGCACCCAATATGAAGTATAAACTCGATAGATCTGCGCATTCAGTCTTTGCTCTCTACTATCATCTAGTGATAGTAGTGAAGTATCGCCGGAAAGCGTTGTATTCTGACGAGATCCGGGAACGTCTGAAAGATATTGTGTGGAACCTATCTGACGAATTGGGTATAGACGTTGTTGCTCATGAACCCGCCGAAGATCACTATCATCTTCTCTTCAAGGCGACTCCGAAAACCAACCTTGTCAATGTTGTCAATGTGATTAAGGGAGTGTCAGCGCGGAGACTGCGGCAGGAGTTCCCTGCAACAAAGAATTTGCTATGGGGAGATTCCTTCTGGTCTCCGTCATATTTCCTCGCAACATCTGGACAGGTAAGCCTTGACGCCCTGAAAGAGTATGTCGATTCTCAAATGGAGAAGTGAATGATCATTTCCTACAAGTATCGGGCATATCCAGATGCAACCGTGGAAACACGATTGCACGAGACACTCGATACCTGTAGGTGGCTCTACAACAAACTCCTCGAAGAATGCAACACAGCACGGGAGGGCGGGAACACTCCGACAATGCGAGGAATGCAGGCACGGATCGTCACGCTGAAAGACGATAATCCGTCTCTGAAGGACGTGTACTCCAAAGTGCTCCAGATGGTGAACTATACTCTCTGGAGCAACATCGCTGCACTCTCGCAGATAAAGCAGAGAGGTCGAAAGATCGGCAAACTCAGGTTCAAGAGCGCATTCCGATACCGGACGCTCAACTACAACCAGTCCGGGTTCAAGATCGACCGTGAACAGAGCACGGTTACATTCTCAAAGATCGGAACACTTCTGTTCACGATGCACCGACCATATGCCGGGAAGGTGAAAGGTGTCCTGATCACCCGTTCTGGTGATAGATGGTACG from Methanofollis sp. encodes:
- the tnpA gene encoding IS200/IS605 family transposase, whose protein sequence is MKYKLDRSAHSVFALYYHLVIVVKYRRKALYSDEIRERLKDIVWNLSDELGIDVVAHEPAEDHYHLLFKATPKTNLVNVVNVIKGVSARRLRQEFPATKNLLWGDSFWSPSYFLATSGQVSLDALKEYVDSQMEK
- a CDS encoding transposase, which translates into the protein METRLHETLDTCRWLYNKLLEECNTAREGGNTPTMRGMQARIVTLKDDNPSLKDVYSKVLQMVNYTLWSNIAALSQIKQRGRKIGKLRFKSAFRYRTLNYNQSGFKIDREQSTVTFSKIGTLLFTMHRPYAGKVKGVLITRSGDRWYVIVQAEQDASGSKREGQSVGIDVGLNSFAVDSDGAVIENPRFYGR